A window from Azoarcus sp. DD4 encodes these proteins:
- a CDS encoding transglycosylase SLT domain-containing protein, whose translation MDHATRLVAPLRRAGEFLLHFTHGSLLVAGLIAGAVVVSGKLPVKGAGAFDMVAAEQADVVDASAAVPVAAPVVAPKPVAVELGDDDLSGEMARVRDWVSQQYRVSSLVLEPVLLAAQEAGRHAGIDPLLIVAVMAVESRFNPFAESQSGAQGLMQVIPRFHMDKIGKAKGEDALFDPELNVRVGTLVLREGLRRYGSLQAALQYYGGALSDPDAGYARKVMAVKKRLISAAGRKAGTDV comes from the coding sequence ATGGATCACGCAACTCGTTTGGTCGCTCCGCTGCGTCGCGCGGGCGAGTTTCTGCTTCACTTCACTCACGGTAGTTTGTTGGTCGCTGGTCTGATTGCAGGCGCCGTTGTCGTCAGCGGCAAGTTGCCTGTGAAAGGTGCCGGCGCGTTCGATATGGTCGCCGCCGAGCAGGCGGATGTGGTCGATGCGTCAGCGGCGGTGCCGGTTGCTGCGCCAGTGGTGGCGCCGAAGCCGGTAGCCGTCGAGCTTGGCGATGACGATCTGTCCGGCGAGATGGCGCGCGTGCGCGACTGGGTGTCCCAGCAGTACCGGGTCTCCAGTCTGGTGCTCGAGCCCGTGCTGCTTGCCGCGCAGGAAGCCGGCCGCCACGCAGGTATCGATCCTTTGCTCATCGTGGCCGTGATGGCTGTGGAATCGCGCTTCAATCCCTTCGCCGAGAGCCAGTCGGGCGCGCAGGGGCTGATGCAGGTGATTCCGCGATTCCACATGGACAAGATTGGCAAGGCCAAGGGCGAGGATGCGCTGTTTGATCCGGAGCTCAATGTGCGCGTCGGTACGCTGGTGCTGCGCGAGGGGCTGCGCCGCTACGGCAGCCTGCAGGCTGCGCTGCAGTACTACGGCGGCGCGCTCTCCGACCCCGATGCAGGCTATGCGCGCAAGGTCATGGCGGTGAAAAAGCGCCTGATCTCGGCGGCGGGGCGCAAGGCCGGAACCGACGTCTGA
- the ampD gene encoding 1,6-anhydro-N-acetylmuramyl-L-alanine amidase AmpD, which translates to MKAETGWLPDCRQVPSPNFDVRPAGELPSLIVVHAISLPPDQFGGPGVEQLFTNTLDPAEHPYYAEICHFRVSAHFFIRRDGEVIQFVSADDRAWHAGLSCWEGRERCNDFSVGIELEGCDTVPFEPVQYERLAGLVKALCEHYPITAIAGHSDVAPGRKTDPGPCFDWLQLRGLVGVGSGLKWACFDNSQTNQ; encoded by the coding sequence ATGAAAGCGGAAACAGGTTGGCTGCCGGATTGCCGGCAAGTGCCGTCACCCAATTTCGATGTGCGCCCGGCCGGCGAGCTACCTTCGCTCATCGTTGTGCATGCCATCAGCCTTCCGCCCGACCAGTTCGGCGGGCCCGGCGTCGAGCAGCTTTTCACCAATACTCTCGATCCGGCCGAGCATCCTTACTACGCGGAGATATGTCATTTCCGCGTGTCCGCCCACTTTTTCATTCGCCGCGATGGCGAGGTGATCCAGTTCGTCTCGGCGGACGACCGGGCCTGGCATGCCGGGCTGTCGTGCTGGGAGGGGCGGGAGCGCTGCAACGATTTTTCCGTTGGAATCGAGTTGGAGGGCTGCGACACCGTGCCCTTCGAGCCGGTCCAGTACGAGCGCCTGGCAGGGCTTGTGAAGGCACTTTGCGAGCACTATCCGATCACCGCGATCGCGGGGCATTCCGATGTGGCGCCTGGCCGCAAGACCGATCCGGGGCCTTGCTTCGACTGGCTTCAATTACGCGGTTTGGTTGGGGTTGGATCAGGCTTGAAGTGGGCCTGTTTTGACAATAGTCAAACAAATCAATAG
- a CDS encoding type II toxin-antitoxin system CcdA family antitoxin: MTTTNNHATVTKKAANVSRAETLLTEAEELRISISQAADAGLAKAMAEKRAALLLQGVRKSSSAGARMWGTMACRWRSTRASDVSNTVYRNAEGVGCLVDLQADVSRHFATTVVVAAWISCFRGSEKPAPVRR, from the coding sequence ATGACCACGACGAACAATCACGCAACTGTCACCAAGAAGGCTGCCAACGTTTCTCGGGCGGAAACGCTTCTGACAGAAGCCGAGGAACTGCGCATTAGCATATCCCAGGCGGCCGATGCTGGTTTGGCCAAGGCTATGGCGGAGAAGCGTGCAGCGCTCTTGCTACAGGGGGTGCGGAAGTCTTCGAGTGCTGGAGCGCGTATGTGGGGAACAATGGCTTGCCGTTGGAGAAGTACAAGGGCTTCTGATGTCTCGAACACCGTCTACAGGAATGCAGAGGGCGTTGGCTGCCTTGTTGACTTGCAGGCGGATGTCAGTCGCCATTTTGCAACGACTGTGGTCGTTGCTGCATGGATCTCCTGCTTCAGGGGCTCTGAGAAGCCGGCTCCAGTGCGCCGTTGA
- a CDS encoding ABC transporter ATP-binding protein gives MSAALEFFAVSKTFRTPRNVVEALRKVDFTVDEGEVFGFVGPNGAGKSTTIKVMLDIIDDYEGEVRLYGVSARDAASRKGVAYVPESPALYEQFTPLEILRMALSMYGIRRDDEEVWCRQWLERFSIGHVADRRIRLLSKGTVQRVALAHAMVVNPRLLVLDEPLSGLDPVGRKDVVDILSDYKREGGAIFFTSHVLHDVERIADRFGFIHKGELVTIRSPRELAADRADRYIVRYRADASVGREAAAVRQGEFEEEQDQAALPAFLARIADSGGHLLTVKPAVSLETVFFKILEGQAVG, from the coding sequence ATGAGCGCAGCGCTCGAATTTTTCGCCGTTAGCAAGACGTTCCGTACGCCTCGCAATGTGGTGGAGGCACTGCGTAAAGTCGACTTTACAGTTGATGAAGGTGAGGTCTTCGGCTTCGTTGGCCCCAATGGCGCTGGCAAGTCCACCACCATCAAGGTTATGCTCGACATCATCGACGACTACGAGGGCGAGGTTCGCCTGTATGGCGTTTCCGCTCGCGACGCTGCGTCGCGCAAGGGCGTGGCCTACGTACCCGAGTCGCCCGCGCTCTATGAGCAGTTCACGCCGCTCGAAATCCTGCGTATGGCCTTGTCGATGTACGGCATCCGCCGCGACGACGAGGAGGTATGGTGCCGTCAGTGGTTGGAGCGTTTTTCCATCGGCCATGTGGCGGACCGCCGTATCCGTTTGCTATCGAAAGGCACGGTGCAGCGCGTCGCACTTGCGCATGCGATGGTCGTCAATCCGCGCTTGCTGGTCCTCGACGAGCCGCTGTCCGGGCTGGATCCGGTGGGGAGAAAAGATGTAGTCGATATCCTCTCTGACTACAAGCGCGAGGGCGGGGCGATCTTCTTCACTTCGCATGTGCTCCACGACGTGGAGCGCATTGCGGACCGGTTCGGCTTCATTCACAAGGGCGAACTGGTGACGATACGTTCGCCGCGGGAATTGGCAGCGGATCGGGCTGATCGTTATATCGTGCGGTATCGAGCCGACGCCAGCGTGGGGCGCGAAGCGGCCGCGGTACGGCAGGGCGAGTTCGAGGAAGAGCAGGATCAGGCAGCGCTGCCAGCGTTTCTCGCGCGGATTGCCGACAGCGGCGGGCATCTCCTGACCGTCAAGCCGGCGGTGTCGCTGGAAACCGTCTTCTTCAAGATACTGGAAGGGCAGGCCGTCGGCTGA
- a CDS encoding DUF86 domain-containing protein — protein MRALEVVGEAASKISEATRAALPQIPWRAVVGMRNRLIHGYFDIDTELVWHTVVDEPPDLIVRLQQLFDE, from the coding sequence GTGCGAGCACTGGAAGTCGTCGGTGAAGCGGCCAGCAAGATTTCTGAGGCCACGCGGGCCGCACTGCCGCAGATACCGTGGCGCGCTGTCGTAGGGATGCGTAATCGCCTGATCCATGGTTACTTCGATATCGATACCGAGCTTGTGTGGCATACGGTTGTTGATGAGCCACCTGATTTGATCGTTCGGCTGCAACAACTGTTCGACGAGTAA
- a CDS encoding nucleotidyltransferase family protein encodes MPDSDVDLLVEFDVDRVPGLLGMAEIEAELSDLLGRITVDLRTPGDLSRYFRDEVMRTAETRYAA; translated from the coding sequence GTGCCCGACAGCGATGTCGATTTGCTGGTCGAATTCGACGTCGACAGGGTGCCGGGCTTGCTCGGCATGGCCGAGATCGAAGCGGAACTGTCGGACCTGCTCGGCAGGATAACGGTCGATTTGCGTACGCCGGGCGATCTCAGCCGATATTTCCGCGATGAGGTGATGCGTACCGCAGAGACACGGTATGCCGCCTGA
- a CDS encoding sigma-54 dependent transcriptional regulator yields MSQIERRTRPSSSEVLVVDDEEDIRELIALSLLRLGLACDTAGSVAEARALLDSRRYRLCLTDMRLPDGDGLELVETIQARYPGLPVAVITAFGSIDTAIRALKLGAFDFVTKPVELKALRELVTHALRLDAKAEPAEASNGRRLIGSSAALAQLRVQIAKLARNQAPVFIHGESGTGKEVIANLIHAQGARAGGPFVPVNCGAISPELMESEFFGHRKGSFTGANTDKEGLFQAANGGTLFLDEVGELPLAMQVKLLRAIQERAVRPVGAHAEVTVDVRILSASHRDLAQLVAEGKFRQDLFFRINVITLRVPPLRERIEDIPELATHILRRLAEREGSAPRRLSAAAIARLQQYAFPGNVRELENLLERACALCDGDEIGMDDIELYPTEGITQSQIAFDPNREPAADDCDDDGGDDERIRVLRALDETRWNRSAAARKLGMTLRQLRYRLQKWGME; encoded by the coding sequence ATGAGCCAGATCGAACGCCGTACCCGCCCCAGTTCGAGCGAAGTGCTGGTGGTGGACGATGAAGAGGACATCCGCGAACTGATCGCGCTGTCGCTGCTCAGGCTGGGGCTGGCCTGCGACACCGCCGGCTCGGTGGCCGAGGCGAGGGCGCTGCTGGACAGCCGCCGCTACCGCCTGTGCCTGACCGACATGCGTCTGCCCGACGGCGACGGCCTCGAACTCGTCGAGACCATACAGGCACGCTACCCCGGCCTGCCGGTGGCGGTAATCACCGCCTTCGGCAGCATCGACACCGCGATCCGCGCGCTCAAGCTCGGCGCCTTCGACTTCGTCACCAAACCGGTGGAGCTGAAGGCCCTGCGCGAACTCGTGACCCACGCGCTGCGGCTCGACGCCAAGGCGGAGCCGGCCGAAGCATCGAACGGCCGCCGGCTCATCGGCAGCTCGGCGGCGCTGGCCCAGTTGCGGGTGCAGATCGCCAAGCTGGCGCGCAACCAGGCGCCGGTCTTCATCCACGGCGAATCCGGCACCGGCAAGGAAGTGATCGCCAACCTCATTCACGCGCAGGGCGCGCGCGCCGGCGGCCCTTTCGTGCCGGTGAATTGCGGCGCGATCTCGCCGGAGCTGATGGAAAGCGAATTCTTCGGCCATCGCAAGGGCAGTTTCACCGGCGCCAACACCGACAAGGAAGGCCTCTTCCAGGCGGCGAACGGCGGCACGCTCTTCCTGGACGAAGTGGGCGAACTGCCGCTCGCCATGCAGGTGAAGCTGCTGCGCGCCATCCAGGAAAGGGCGGTGCGCCCGGTCGGTGCCCATGCCGAGGTCACGGTCGACGTGCGCATCCTCTCGGCCTCGCACCGCGACCTCGCCCAACTCGTGGCCGAAGGCAAGTTCCGCCAGGATCTGTTCTTCCGCATCAACGTCATCACCCTGCGGGTGCCGCCGCTGCGCGAACGCATCGAGGACATTCCCGAGCTCGCCACCCACATCCTGCGCCGCCTGGCCGAACGCGAGGGCAGTGCGCCACGGCGGCTGTCGGCCGCGGCCATCGCCCGCCTGCAGCAATATGCCTTCCCCGGCAACGTGCGCGAGCTCGAAAACCTGCTGGAGCGCGCCTGCGCGCTGTGCGACGGGGATGAGATCGGCATGGACGACATCGAGCTCTATCCCACCGAAGGCATCACCCAGTCGCAGATCGCGTTCGACCCGAACCGGGAGCCCGCAGCGGACGATTGCGACGATGACGGCGGCGACGACGAGCGCATCCGCGTCCTGCGGGCGCTGGACGAAACCCGCTGGAACCGCTCGGCGGCGGCGCGCAAGCTGGGCATGACGCTGCGGCAACTGCGCTACCGCCTGCAGAAGTGGGGCATGGAATGA
- a CDS encoding nitrogen regulation protein NR(II) produces the protein MTADIDPSRRLSLRYFNLFRLIIGGLFVVVGDELDLGSEHRLAYNIAAFGYVGAVLALGFPDMTRRFGIDRVIFMQGVIDLCLLATIMWASGGYRSGMPVLMMVILAGAGLVAEGRTVLFFAALTTVLVLGENVWRYLKAAQPTDFFQVGMACIGFFGIAIVARLLALRAKANASLAAERGRALAKQQAVNERIIRDMQDGVIVVGEDGRARQANPQASALLGLQAVEGLALVDVDPAFDTLIACGATVDNRLLRLGPGGRLLRCRTVCGEPGSAAAGETLVYLTDFEEVQRQMQQVKLAALGRLTASMAHEIRNPLSAVTQAAELLTEEKRTDMQLRLARIINDNAHRIERMIRDVLALGRREHAEPEAVALAAFIDELIDALALRGEDERAIFAVDVAGSLTLAVDRAHLHQILDNLLTNARRYCSGQPAAVRVRAELLPTGRVAVHVQDDGPGIDDNTRAHLFEPFFTTHPKGTGLGLYIARELAEANDATLELRTSAAGAHFVLTGSCRP, from the coding sequence ATGACCGCCGACATCGATCCTTCGCGCAGGCTGTCGCTGCGCTACTTCAATCTTTTCCGGTTGATCATTGGCGGGCTGTTCGTCGTCGTCGGCGATGAGCTCGACCTCGGCTCCGAACACCGGCTGGCCTACAACATCGCCGCCTTCGGCTACGTTGGCGCGGTGCTGGCCCTGGGTTTTCCGGACATGACGCGGCGCTTTGGCATCGACCGCGTGATCTTCATGCAGGGCGTCATCGACCTCTGCCTGCTGGCCACCATCATGTGGGCGAGCGGCGGCTATCGCAGCGGCATGCCGGTGCTGATGATGGTGATCCTGGCCGGCGCAGGTCTCGTCGCCGAAGGTCGCACGGTGCTGTTCTTTGCCGCGCTCACCACGGTGCTGGTGCTGGGCGAGAACGTCTGGCGCTACCTCAAGGCGGCGCAGCCGACCGACTTCTTCCAGGTCGGCATGGCCTGCATCGGCTTTTTCGGCATTGCCATCGTCGCCCGCCTGCTCGCGCTGCGCGCCAAGGCCAATGCCTCGCTCGCGGCCGAGCGCGGCCGGGCGCTGGCCAAGCAGCAGGCGGTGAACGAACGCATCATCCGCGACATGCAGGACGGCGTGATCGTGGTCGGCGAGGACGGCCGGGCGCGCCAGGCCAATCCGCAGGCCTCGGCCCTGCTCGGCCTGCAGGCGGTGGAAGGGCTGGCGCTGGTCGATGTCGATCCCGCCTTCGATACCCTGATCGCCTGCGGCGCCACGGTCGACAACCGCCTGCTGCGGCTGGGCCCGGGCGGGCGGCTGCTGCGCTGTCGCACCGTCTGCGGCGAGCCGGGCAGCGCCGCGGCGGGCGAAACCCTGGTGTATCTCACCGATTTCGAGGAAGTGCAGCGCCAGATGCAGCAGGTGAAGCTCGCCGCGCTCGGCCGGCTCACCGCCAGCATGGCGCACGAGATCCGCAATCCGCTGTCGGCCGTCACCCAGGCAGCCGAACTGCTGACCGAGGAAAAGCGCACCGACATGCAGCTGCGGCTGGCGCGCATCATCAACGACAACGCCCACCGCATCGAACGCATGATCCGCGACGTGCTCGCGCTCGGCCGCCGCGAGCATGCCGAACCGGAGGCCGTTGCCCTGGCCGCCTTCATCGACGAGCTGATCGACGCGCTGGCGCTGCGCGGCGAGGACGAGCGCGCCATCTTCGCGGTGGACGTGGCCGGATCGCTCACGCTGGCGGTCGATCGCGCGCATCTGCACCAGATACTCGACAACCTCCTCACCAACGCCCGCCGCTATTGCAGCGGCCAGCCGGCGGCAGTGCGCGTGCGCGCCGAACTGCTGCCGACGGGGCGGGTGGCCGTGCACGTGCAGGACGACGGCCCCGGCATCGACGACAACACCCGCGCCCACCTGTTCGAGCCCTTCTTCACCACGCACCCCAAGGGGACTGGCCTCGGGCTGTACATCGCCCGCGAACTCGCCGAGGCCAACGACGCCACGCTGGAACTACGGACGAGCGCCGCCGGCGCCCACTTCGTGCTTACCGGAAGCTGCCGACCATGA
- a CDS encoding PP0621 family protein, producing MRNLLLFVLILVGIWWLRRVLGPKSRGGGAGASRGGQGKAPAGEGAMERMVECAHCGVHVPESEGVSDAGRFYCSEAHRRLGPGRGR from the coding sequence GTGCGCAACCTGCTCCTTTTTGTATTGATCCTGGTCGGCATCTGGTGGCTGCGGCGCGTCCTCGGCCCCAAATCACGCGGCGGCGGTGCCGGCGCTTCGCGTGGCGGACAGGGCAAGGCGCCAGCCGGGGAGGGCGCGATGGAACGCATGGTCGAATGCGCCCACTGCGGCGTGCATGTGCCCGAGAGCGAAGGCGTGAGCGATGCGGGGCGCTTCTACTGCAGCGAGGCGCACCGGCGCCTGGGTCCGGGCCGGGGCCGCTGA
- a CDS encoding pyridoxal phosphate-dependent aminotransferase, translated as MPHFPAQIHSRLPHVGTTIFTVMSRLAQECGAINLSQGFPDFNAEDVLFERVAHWMKSGYNQYAPMAGVLPLREAIVAKVAALYGTAYDAETEVTVTAGATQALFTAIAACVHPGDEVIVFEPVYDSYGPAIELAGGKIVRMRLAAPDYRPDWAAVAAAITSRTRMIMINSPHNPTATVWSAADYDHLAGLVRGSGIIVVSDEVYEHIVFDGQRHLSCAGHAELAARSIVVSSFGKTYHITGWKVGYVVAPRELMAEFRKVHQFNVFTVNTPVQYALADYMADASRHLGLAAFYEGKRNVFRDALAASRFELLPSRGTYFQLARYGAISDEPDVDFCNRLTREVGVAAIPVSAFFADGRDERVIRFCFAKNEATLAAACERLIKV; from the coding sequence ATGCCTCACTTCCCCGCCCAGATCCACTCGCGCCTGCCGCATGTCGGCACCACCATCTTCACCGTGATGTCGCGTCTCGCGCAGGAATGCGGTGCGATCAACCTGTCGCAGGGCTTCCCCGATTTCAACGCCGAAGACGTGCTGTTCGAACGCGTGGCCCACTGGATGAAGAGCGGCTACAACCAGTACGCGCCGATGGCCGGCGTGCTGCCGCTGCGCGAAGCCATCGTCGCCAAGGTCGCCGCACTCTACGGCACGGCCTACGACGCCGAAACCGAGGTGACCGTGACCGCCGGCGCCACCCAGGCCTTGTTCACCGCGATTGCGGCCTGCGTGCATCCGGGCGACGAGGTGATTGTGTTCGAGCCGGTGTACGACTCCTACGGCCCCGCGATCGAACTTGCCGGCGGCAAGATCGTGCGCATGCGGCTGGCCGCACCCGACTACCGGCCCGACTGGGCGGCGGTGGCGGCGGCGATCACGTCGCGCACCCGGATGATCATGATCAACTCGCCGCACAACCCCACCGCCACGGTGTGGTCGGCGGCGGACTACGACCACCTCGCCGGGCTGGTGCGCGGCAGCGGCATCATCGTGGTGTCGGACGAGGTCTACGAGCACATCGTGTTCGACGGCCAGCGCCACCTGAGCTGCGCCGGTCATGCGGAACTGGCGGCGCGCAGCATCGTGGTGTCCAGCTTCGGCAAGACCTATCACATCACCGGCTGGAAGGTCGGCTACGTGGTGGCGCCGCGCGAGTTGATGGCGGAATTCCGCAAGGTGCACCAGTTCAACGTGTTTACTGTGAACACGCCGGTGCAGTACGCGCTCGCCGACTACATGGCCGACGCCTCGCGCCACCTCGGCCTGGCGGCCTTCTACGAGGGCAAGCGCAATGTGTTCCGTGACGCGCTGGCCGCCTCCCGCTTCGAACTGCTGCCTTCGCGCGGCACCTATTTCCAGCTTGCCCGCTACGGCGCGATCTCGGACGAGCCGGACGTCGATTTCTGCAACCGCCTCACCCGCGAGGTCGGCGTGGCGGCGATTCCGGTGTCGGCCTTCTTCGCCGACGGTCGCGACGAACGGGTGATCCGGTTCTGCTTCGCCAAGAACGAAGCCACGCTCGCGGCGGCCTGCGAGCGGCTGATCAAGGTCTGA
- the mtnA gene encoding S-methyl-5-thioribose-1-phosphate isomerase, giving the protein MTATRFTQPVPTLCRDRDSVLILDQTRLPWRCEQRRLSTLDDAAEAIRAMWVRGAPLIGGTAAYGVALALGGGDASDAALAHAHRCLSATRPTAVNLQWALARMQGRLQPLPPAARAEAAWAEAAAICADDDACCEAIGLHGLPLLQAIAERRGKVRVMTHCNAGWLATLGAGTALAPVYAAHLAGIAVEVWVSETRPRNQGLLTAWELSEAGVPHTLIADNAAGLLLMRGEVDIVITGADRIAANGDSANKVGTYLKALAAHASGVPFYIAAPHSTLDFACADGAAIPIEDRGAAEVCRIRAAGADGEPVELQLAPDSTAAVNPAFDVTPAGLIAGIITERGIAPPNALHSLYPEAGS; this is encoded by the coding sequence ATGACCGCCACCCGCTTTACCCAGCCCGTCCCCACGCTGTGCCGCGACCGCGACAGCGTCCTCATCCTCGATCAGACCCGCCTGCCCTGGCGCTGCGAGCAACGCCGCCTGAGCACGCTGGACGATGCCGCCGAAGCCATCCGGGCGATGTGGGTGCGCGGCGCGCCGCTGATCGGCGGCACCGCCGCCTATGGCGTGGCGCTGGCGCTCGGCGGCGGCGATGCGTCCGACGCCGCGCTGGCCCACGCCCACCGCTGCCTTTCCGCCACCCGGCCCACTGCGGTGAACCTGCAGTGGGCGCTGGCACGCATGCAGGGAAGGCTGCAGCCGTTGCCGCCCGCAGCGCGCGCCGAGGCGGCCTGGGCCGAAGCCGCCGCGATCTGCGCCGACGACGACGCCTGTTGCGAAGCGATCGGCCTTCACGGCCTGCCGCTGCTGCAGGCCATCGCCGAGCGTCGCGGCAAGGTCCGGGTGATGACCCATTGCAACGCCGGCTGGCTCGCCACGCTCGGCGCTGGCACCGCGCTGGCGCCCGTCTATGCGGCGCACCTAGCGGGCATCGCAGTGGAAGTCTGGGTAAGCGAGACCCGCCCGCGCAACCAGGGCCTGCTCACCGCCTGGGAACTGAGCGAGGCCGGCGTGCCGCACACGCTGATCGCCGACAATGCCGCCGGCCTGCTGCTGATGCGCGGCGAGGTGGACATCGTCATCACCGGCGCCGACCGCATCGCCGCCAACGGCGACAGCGCCAACAAGGTCGGCACCTATCTCAAGGCACTCGCGGCGCACGCATCCGGCGTGCCCTTCTACATCGCCGCACCGCATTCCACGCTGGACTTCGCCTGCGCAGACGGCGCCGCCATCCCTATCGAGGACCGTGGAGCCGCCGAGGTCTGCCGTATCCGCGCCGCCGGGGCCGATGGCGAACCGGTCGAACTGCAGCTCGCGCCGGATTCCACCGCCGCGGTGAACCCCGCCTTCGACGTGACGCCGGCAGGGCTCATCGCCGGCATCATCACCGAACGCGGCATCGCGCCGCCCAACGCGCTGCACAGCCTCTACCCGGAAGCCGGATCATGA
- a CDS encoding class II aldolase/adducin family protein — MNTDADLLRHPLLATARAMTSAGLNVGTSGNASVRLADGLLITPSGLAAEACHADDMVPLDMDGSPAPGSPALAPSSEWQIHRDVYAAFPQARAVLHAHSPFATALACQRIDIPAFHYMIARFGGRDIRCARYATFGTPALSAAAIAALQGRSACLLANHGMLVYGRDLDHALAQAVEFETLCEQYWRTCQFGAPVLLSDEEMDEVIERFRWYGRPQRADEDGRR, encoded by the coding sequence ATGAATACCGATGCCGACCTGCTCCGCCATCCGCTGCTTGCCACCGCGCGGGCGATGACCAGCGCAGGCCTCAACGTTGGCACTTCGGGCAATGCCAGCGTGCGGCTGGCCGACGGCCTGCTGATCACGCCGAGCGGCCTGGCCGCCGAGGCCTGCCACGCCGACGACATGGTGCCGCTGGACATGGACGGCAGCCCGGCGCCCGGCTCACCGGCGCTCGCCCCCTCGTCCGAATGGCAGATCCACCGCGACGTCTATGCCGCCTTTCCGCAGGCGCGCGCGGTGCTGCACGCGCATTCGCCGTTCGCCACGGCGCTCGCCTGCCAGCGTATCGACATCCCGGCCTTCCACTACATGATCGCCCGCTTCGGCGGCCGCGACATCCGCTGCGCGCGCTATGCCACCTTCGGAACGCCTGCGCTGTCGGCTGCCGCCATCGCTGCGCTGCAGGGCCGCAGCGCCTGCCTGCTCGCCAACCACGGCATGCTGGTGTACGGCCGCGATCTCGACCACGCGCTGGCGCAGGCGGTCGAGTTCGAAACCCTGTGCGAACAGTACTGGCGCACCTGTCAGTTCGGCGCACCGGTGCTGCTGTCGGACGAAGAAATGGACGAGGTGATCGAACGTTTCCGCTGGTACGGCCGGCCGCAGCGGGCCGACGAGGACGGCAGACGCTAG
- a CDS encoding NAD(P)-dependent oxidoreductase translates to MKVGFVGLGVMGRPMVGHLLAAGHEVAVWARRPAAAQALIADGRFAGVELCTTPAELAARSEVVISMVTASSDVEALAFGADGLAAGFAPGAIHADMSTIAPATARALAARYAAQGVGWLDAPVSGGEIGARDATLAIMAGGEAETLVRVQALFAVLGRTVVHIGPAGAGQVAKACNQMIMVSAIQACAEAMHLANAHGVDLAAVRRALMGGSAASRVMEVMGERMVRRDFQAGIEARLHHKDFAILMNEAVGLGTPLPIAAQVWQQLNALMAQGMGRDDTASLLRVLEGESMRETCGNA, encoded by the coding sequence ATGAAGGTCGGCTTCGTTGGCCTGGGCGTGATGGGCCGGCCCATGGTCGGCCATCTGCTCGCGGCCGGGCACGAGGTGGCGGTGTGGGCACGGCGGCCCGCTGCCGCGCAGGCCCTGATCGCCGACGGCAGGTTCGCAGGCGTCGAACTGTGCACCACGCCGGCCGAACTGGCGGCGCGCAGCGAGGTGGTGATCAGCATGGTCACGGCCAGCAGCGACGTCGAGGCGCTGGCCTTCGGCGCCGACGGGCTGGCCGCCGGGTTCGCTCCGGGCGCGATCCATGCCGACATGAGCACCATCGCGCCCGCCACTGCGCGTGCGCTGGCGGCGCGTTACGCGGCGCAGGGCGTGGGCTGGCTGGATGCGCCGGTATCCGGCGGCGAGATCGGCGCGCGCGACGCGACGCTGGCGATCATGGCTGGCGGCGAGGCGGAAACCCTGGTGCGCGTGCAAGCGCTGTTCGCGGTGCTCGGCCGTACTGTGGTGCACATCGGCCCGGCCGGCGCCGGCCAGGTCGCCAAGGCCTGCAACCAGATGATCATGGTGTCGGCCATCCAGGCCTGCGCCGAGGCGATGCATCTCGCCAATGCCCATGGCGTCGACCTCGCCGCGGTGCGACGCGCGCTGATGGGCGGTTCTGCCGCCTCGCGGGTGATGGAGGTGATGGGCGAGCGCATGGTGCGACGCGACTTCCAGGCCGGCATCGAGGCGCGCCTGCACCACAAGGATTTCGCCATCCTGATGAACGAGGCGGTCGGGCTGGGCACGCCGCTGCCGATCGCGGCGCAGGTGTGGCAGCAGCTCAATGCGCTGATGGCGCAGGGTATGGGGCGGGACGACACCGCCAGCCTGCTGCGCGTGCTCGAAGGCGAATCGATGCGGGAGACGTGCGGCAATGCGTGA